From a single Capsicum annuum cultivar UCD-10X-F1 chromosome 12, UCD10Xv1.1, whole genome shotgun sequence genomic region:
- the LOC107851722 gene encoding protein FLOWERING LOCUS T produces MSTRGRDSLELGGVISDVLDPFTRSISLSVVYQNREVINGTNLRPSQITDQPRVEIGGNDLSTFYTLIMTDPDAPSPSNPNLREYLHWLVTDIPATTGVTFGKSLLIMQMRSEISISNLESEEIFEGKRLPSLLRHTQYEFEVTFVKFMIT; encoded by the exons ATGTCAACAAGAGGTAGAGATTCTTTAGAACTTGGTGGAGTGATAAGTGATGTGTTGGATCCATTCACAAGGTCAATTAGCTTAAGTGTTGTTTATCAAAATAGAGAAGTTATCAATGGTACAAATTTGAGGCCTTCTCAAATTACAGATCAACCTAGAGTTGAGATTGGAGGGAATGATCTTTCCACTTTTTACACTTTG ATTATGACGGATCCTGATGCTCCAAGTCCTAGTAACCCAAATTTGAGGGAGTACCTACATtg GTTGGTCACTGATATCCCAGCAACCACAGGAGTAACCTTTGGTAAGTCTTTATTAATCATGCAAATGAGA tcagAAATTTCAATTTCGAACTTGGAAAGTGAAGAAATTTTTGAAGGGAAACGACTTCCCTCTTTATTGAGACATACACAATACGAATTTGAAGTCACGTTCGTGAAGTTTATGATAACATGA